A portion of the Canis lupus baileyi chromosome 6, mCanLup2.hap1, whole genome shotgun sequence genome contains these proteins:
- the C6H1orf116 gene encoding specifically androgen-regulated gene protein, which translates to MPQSQLWPAGPGSEPGTRVGSCDSIMSATATGSGSSDSSYDFLSAEEKECLLFLEETIGSLDAEADSGLSTDESEQDAAPRAPRAPPAAQPAPQGHPAERSAPRGPEPRRGPPAGPPRLPEPQGLGPRSGSYSLPRNIRIGSGQDLGRSSRPTSGPGEPEHRPAGPGAETQAGGASRDGHPGPRALSPPATKAMWQEPQEGGPAPPPTLGSQAARAHDAASPAGADPGARLAPLLAPKPRKLPPNIVLKSSRSGLHGEPQNWLSRHPDGGPGDSGPAATSLQEQRRARREALEKLGLPQDQDQPGPHFSGRTGCPGPRPRPGPQAAAPAGAAPGPASTRAPTLTSAPTLAWTSAPTSAPAPTPTPAPTSALTSAPTPAPTPTPTPTQAQASPPLPATKSGPIPIPKAPAAGGPLTQRRPDPALTLQESSIPGLRQMSFKSNTLERSGVGLGSCLPAEKDPSPQTSSSLGRDSFLGKVSPNVLRNTRPRPASLGTGKDFAGVRVAELAELQQPSASKRLSFQGQGRDRLPRPPCVSVKISPKGVPDEHRREALKKLGLLKE; encoded by the exons ATGCCCCAGAGCCAGCTGTGGCCAGCGGGGCCTGGCTCGGAACCCGGGACCCGCGTCGGCAGCTGCGACAGCATCATGAGCGCCACGGCCACCGGCTCAGGATCA AGCGACAGCAGCTACGACTTCCTGTCCGCTGAAGAGAAAGAGTGTCTGCTCTTCCTGGAGGAGACCATCGGCTCACTGGACGCTGAGGCTGACAGCGGGCTGTCCACGGACGAGTCTGAGCAAGACGCAgctccccgagccccccgagcgcCGCCCGCAGCCCAGCCTGCCCCCCAGG GACACCCAGCGGAGAGGAGCGCGCCCCGcggcccagagcccaggagagGGCCCCCGGCCGGGCCGCCCCGCCTGCCtgagccccagggcctgggccccaggTCTGGCTCCTATAGCCTCCCCAGAAATATCCGCATCGGCAGTGGCCAGGACCTCGGGAGGAGCAGCCGGCCCACCAGCGGCCCCGGGGAGCCTGAGCACCGGCCGGCGGGCCCAGGCGCTGAGACTCAGGCAGGCGGGGCCTCCCGTGACGGCCACCCGGGGCCACGGGCCCTCAGCCCCCCGGCGACAAAGGCCATGTGGCAGGAGCCCCAGGAGGGCGGCCCcgcgcctccccccaccctggggtcccaggctgCGAGAGCCCATGATGCTGCCAGCCCCGCGGGCGCGGACCCCGGTGCCCGGCTGGCCCCACTCCTGGCCCCCAAGCCCCGGAAGCTGCCCCCCAATATTGTCCTGAAGAGCAGTCGGAGCGGGCTCCATGGTGAGCCCCAGAACTGGCTGTCCCGCCACCCTGACGGCGGCCCCGGAGACTCGGGCCCTGCCGCCACCTCGCTGCAGGAGCAGAGGAGGGCGCGCCGGGAGGCGCTGGAGAAGCTGGGGTTaccccaggaccaggaccagcCCGGACCCCACTTCAGTGGCCGCACCGGctgccccggcccccggcccaggcccggcccccagGCCGCTGCACCTGCTGGTGCGGCTCCGGGCCCTGCCTCCACGCGGGCCCCGACCCTGACCTCGGCCCCGACCCTGGCCTGGACTTCGGCCCCTAcctcggccccggccccgaccccgaccccggccccgaccTCGGCTCTGACCTCGGCCCCaaccccggccccgaccccgaccccgaccccgacccagGCCCAGGCCTCCCCGCCGCTGCCGGCCACCAAATCCGGGCCCATCCCCATCCCTAAGGCCCCGGCGGCCGGCGGCCCCCTGACCCAGCGGAGGCCCGACCCGGCGCTGACGCTCCAGGAGAGCAGCATCCCCGGCCTGAGACAGATGAGCTTCAAGTCCAACACCCTGGAGCGCTCGGGCGTGGGCCTGGGCAGCTGCCTCCCGGCGGAGAAGGACCCCAGCCCCCAAACCAGCTCGTCCCTGGGCAGAGACTCCTTCTTGGGCAAGGTGTCTCCCAACGTCCTGCGAAACACACGGCCCCGCCCGGCGTCCTTGGGCACCGGGAAGGACTTCGCAGGGGTCCGGGTGGCCGAGCTGGCCGAGCTGCAGCAGCCCAGCGCCTCCAAGCGCCTGTCCTTCCAAGGGCAGGGCCGCGACAGGCTGCCTCGCCCCCCCTGCGTCAGCGTCAAGATCTCCCCCAAAGGCGTCCCTGACGAGCACAGAAGGGAAGCCCTGAAGAAGCTGGGCCTGTTGAAGGAGTAG